The genomic window CAACTGCAAGTACAATGACCACTATACCTCCTATTATGAGTTTCTTTTTATTTTTCATGATGGTTATGTTTATTGTTTTTTAATTGAAACATGCTGTTCGCTATCACCTTTTCTTAGGTTGATTAACTTTTGGCTTGCTCGATATGATATAATGTTAATTAAAGTTTAATATCGTTTCCTTGATAAAATTGTAATAATTGGTGGTATAAAATATTTAAGTATTTGGCTTGTAAATAGTTTTGCTGTGCGTTGGTGAATGTGTTTTGACTAATCACTAAATCTGTGGTACTTAAATCACCTAATTGATACTTTTTCAAGGCTAGTTTATAGCTTTGTTCAGAAGCATCCTTAGAGGCTTGCGCTGCTATAATTTGCTCTTGTGCAGACATGGCGTTTTGGTAAGCTGTTTCTATTTTTTTATAAAGTAATTTTTCTGTAATTTGTTTTTGAATTTCAGCCTTTTCTATATTTAATGTTGCTGATTGTACTGCCGATTTTGTTTCATTTCTATTAAAAATAGGAATGCTTAACGATAAGCCTAACTTCTGATTAAAATTCACATCAAACTGATCAGAAAAAGTACTATCATTTATACTTGTATAACCAGACCCCATACTTCCAGAAAGAGATAATGTTGGTAAATAACCACCCTTTGCAATGTCTAATTCCTTTTCGTTAGCAGCAACATTTAGCTTGCTTGCCTCTACTTCTGGTAAATAATTTAAAGCCTTATTATAAATGGATATTTTATCTAATTCAAGGTTTATTAAATCCATGTTTTCATCAATAGTTTCAATTTCTAAAGTATCCATTGGCGTTAATTCCAACAACTGTTTTAAATCAATAATATATTGTTGGTAAGTATTTTTTGCTGTAATTACATTATATTGATTTGTAGCAGATTGACTTTGAGCTTCTGTATAATCACTTAAAGCTATGGTTCCGGCATCTAAACGTGCTTTTGCTCGTAACACTTCCTTTTGCGAGGCAACTAAGTTATTCTCTGCAATAGCAATATCTTCCTTACTAAATAAGGTTTGTAAATAGTTTTCTAAAATGCTAATTACAATGCTATTCTTGGCTTCTTCTTGTAAAAAACTACTTTGTTCTAAAAGAATTTTACTTTGCTTGATTTGATTACTTATTTGATTACCTTGAAATAAAGTAAACGAACTGTTAATACCCACATTTGTACTATGTATTTGGTCTGTAACATAACTACTTGTAATAGGGTCTATCGTGTTTCCGTTAGAAAAACTTTGCGATGCACTACCAAATAAGTTTGGTAATCGAGACGATTTAGTTTTACTGTAATTTACTTCGGCAAGATCCTTATCTAATGTTGCATCTTTTAAGGTAATATTGTTTTCTATGGCATAACTAATACAATCTTGCAAAGACCACACTTTAGGTTTCTGTAAATCAAGTGTTTCTTGTCCTAACGAAATCTGTGCAAATAGAAAACTTGCGAGAATAATATATAATTTCATTTTAAGGTGTTTTTTGTTTTACACTACAAAAATGAAACTAAATACATCTACATAAAACAGTAATAGAAGTTTGGAGGAATTGACTATACGAAAAGCGTTGTTTTATCGATGAGAATTTTATTAATATTGAAAATAATTTAAATATTAATTCTACTTATTGAACTTTTAATAAATCTTCATTTCGTCCTGTTATTTAGCCTTTATTATGATAACGAACTAAGCGGTATTCATTAACTTTGTTTGCAGTTAATTTAACGAACAATTTATCGGTTTTATATTAATTACTGAAACATTCTATATGTAACAAAGGTTACTGTTTTAAAGATTAAAATCGAATAATTTCGTCCGCAACAAATACAAATTATTGCTTTTATGGAAGACATGCTTTTTTATGATAGAATGCAGTTCGCTTTTACCATTACATTTCACTATTTATTTCCGCAATTAACCATGGGATTATCTTTGTTGATAGTCTATTTTAAAGGAAAATTTCTATACTCTAAAGTTGAAAAATATAATGATGCCGCTAAATTTTGGATGAAAATTTTTGCTCTTAATTTTGCTATGGGTGTTGTTACCGGAATCCCGATGGAGTTTCAATTTGGAACCAATTGGGCTAAGTTTTCAGAACTCACAGGAGGTATTATAGGTCAAACTTTAGCAATGGAAGGTATGTTCTCTTTCTTTTTAGAATCCTCTTTTTTAGGGCTTTTTATCTTCGGTGAAAAACTTCTAGGACATAAACTCCATTTTGTCACCGGTTTTTTAGTATTCTTAGGTTCTTGGGCTAGTGGTTATTTAATTATTGCCACACATTCATGGATGCAACATCCTGTAGGCTACGAAATTCTAGAAAATGGACGGTTTGTACTTAATAATTTTGGAGCTTTATTTTCTAACCCTTGGCTATTACCGTCATATTTCCATAATCAATTAGCTTCCGTAA from Algibacter sp. L1A34 includes these protein-coding regions:
- a CDS encoding TolC family protein, yielding MKLYIILASFLFAQISLGQETLDLQKPKVWSLQDCISYAIENNITLKDATLDKDLAEVNYSKTKSSRLPNLFGSASQSFSNGNTIDPITSSYVTDQIHSTNVGINSSFTLFQGNQISNQIKQSKILLEQSSFLQEEAKNSIVISILENYLQTLFSKEDIAIAENNLVASQKEVLRAKARLDAGTIALSDYTEAQSQSATNQYNVITAKNTYQQYIIDLKQLLELTPMDTLEIETIDENMDLINLELDKISIYNKALNYLPEVEASKLNVAANEKELDIAKGGYLPTLSLSGSMGSGYTSINDSTFSDQFDVNFNQKLGLSLSIPIFNRNETKSAVQSATLNIEKAEIQKQITEKLLYKKIETAYQNAMSAQEQIIAAQASKDASEQSYKLALKKYQLGDLSTTDLVISQNTFTNAQQNYLQAKYLNILYHQLLQFYQGNDIKL